From the genome of Clavelina lepadiformis chromosome 2, kaClaLepa1.1, whole genome shotgun sequence:
AAAGCTGGGTTGGTTATGTCATCGAGACTTTTGTTGTAAGCCTTCTCCAGTTCTTGAACTGACCTTGcatatttcagaaaaataatATAAGCCACTTTTGTCTCCTATGTAACGCTTCATTTAAAGTTAAAAGTCATATTTACTTTGAACGTAAACAGGTCATGTCATTTCTCTTGCAACCAACTGATTCAGCAAAGCGATCACCGAAAACTTTTGCATCACGTAAATTTCGAAATGGCAAACCAAGTGGATTGCTTTGCATGATGCTTTTATGAAACAGATCCTTGCTTACGTTTGATGTCAAATGAACTCCGATAGATTCTGAGCCAGCGCTCTGCCCAAATATTGTCACCTGTATTGTAAGGAAAAGCAGCACAACTgcttaaactttttcttttgcgTCTATAACGGGAAATGGTATATGGAGCGCAAGCGATTAAATTAATGTATTATCTATATATATAGGATTTACCTTGTTAGGATCACCACCAAAATTTCTTATATTTCGATTCACCCATTCAAGCGTTTTCACTTGATCCCAGAATCCAAAATTACCCTTTGCTTCTTCCGAACCATTTTCACCTTGCACTAAGAAGCCAAGATGTGCAAGCCTATACAAAACATAATCTGTGCTATATGATACTAGTATCATTTGCCATTAAAAATCATAACAATAGTTTTTTTCAGTGTTATTTTGACCATAAAAGTAGCACTAACACAATACGATTACCGGTCAAACACAATGCCCAATCAATAACTGAAATACATCGCCTATTTTTCTTACCTATAGTTTGTCGTTACCACAATTACGTCGCCCTGATTTGCCATAAATCTACCGTCGTATAAAATACTGCTACCACTTCCATCCTTAAAATTTCCTCCGTGATACCAAACCATCACCGCCAACGGTCGACTTTCTCCACCAGGCCGATAATCATCCCGGATGGCGTAGTGGTCAATATCCAGTATGTTATCCGCTTTAACTTGCATTAATAAGCGCTTCGGGACCCACACATTTAAATATAGACAATCTTCACTAATCTGCAAATAAACTCAATTAATAAATTCAGCTTTCACTGTATATTGAGGCTTTGGTTACGTAACAATTTTCCTTGAAGCCAGCAATAACAATACTTTACTTCTGCAGGGCACGAATATTCTGGAGCTGGTTCTTCACAAACTTGTTGACATCCTGGACGTTTATAAGTAGCATTCCAATATCTCGATTCATATTTTAAAGGATCGCGCGGTCTGCGCCATCTAAACTCTCCAGTTGGTGGTTGACTGAAAGGTATCCCGAAAAATATTCCCGCTTCGGGTGTTACTTGCCCAACGATACTTCCCTCATACGCTACACATAAATTAGATGGATTAAACATAGAAGTAGATCTATATAGGTTTTCTTATGAGAACTGGTTTTTGCATCCAGATCGAAATAAGTTTGCAATGTCTTTCAGAATTTTAACCGTTCTTTTTTCGTTGCCGTCTACTGGATTTCGTTCATCCATACCTGTAGCAATCACCAAGTCATTACTTGATAATTGTATTGGTTTCGCTTCATATGGATTCACTTGAAACAACAGCGCGCAAATTGTAACAAGGCTAATTTCTTTCCAAATTTCCATTTTGCACGTTTTCATTGAATATCGCAATTCGTTTTACAATATGGCAGCTTAAATCATAAATAAACCATATATTCCAAAAAGGCTATTAAATGCATAATACGTTTTGATTCTACAATCTTACATAGAATACCGTATCGTTTCTACCTAGATCTGAAGAGCACTCCACTAAAATGAAAGCCAAACTATTGTGCAACGTGCATACGTTATATGAATTGGCCGTTTTGTTATGTAAAAACAACCTCTGTCTTTGAAATATGCATATTGTATATTCATCATGAAGTTATTGAgttatgaaaatattgttCTTTCCATAACTTCCAGTTCTAAGTATAGATTGAAGTAGCTGCTGTTGTTTGAAGTTTAACAAACATATCGGCTGCCTTCCTC
Proteins encoded in this window:
- the LOC143447256 gene encoding cAMP-regulated D2 protein-like; translation: MKTCKMEIWKEISLVTICALLFQVNPYEAKPIQLSSNDLVIATAYEGSIVGQVTPEAGIFFGIPFSQPPTGEFRWRRPRDPLKYESRYWNATYKRPGCQQVCEEPAPEYSCPAEISEDCLYLNVWVPKRLLMQVKADNILDIDHYAIRDDYRPGGESRPLAVMVWYHGGNFKDGSGSSILYDGRFMANQGDVIVVTTNYRLAHLGFLVQGENGSEEAKGNFGFWDQVKTLEWVNRNIRNFGGDPNKVTIFGQSAGSESIGVHLTSNVSKDLFHKSIMQSNPLGLPFRNLRDAKVFGDRFAESVGCKRNDMTCLRSKSVQELEKAYNKSLDDITNPALISTLFQPWSPVIDGDIVPDQPVKLFLTGQTQNKPLLLGSTVDEGVLFIDGAFSHPVGKLVYDLLLAIIFKQDYLTVVERYPGECKGHLFKCDYRDMASEMATEYIFLCPQRKSVNSLKNNDIWWYIFNQTWSFYEVWGQPACYHHVCHGSDLGYIFNVESLTKFNFTENERGLAKRMITYWTNFAKYGDPNGAQTMSKVKNTQWPSFNQTHQQGMYQALQLTANKDFVMQQPYKEACDFWDKLNRYADHVSMYHHRRKRQHEK